One window from the genome of Ciconia boyciana chromosome 8, ASM3463844v1, whole genome shotgun sequence encodes:
- the CEP152 gene encoding centrosomal protein of 152 kDa isoform X2, with translation MSLDFDSGALQTQHEDEDYDQEDYAREQELQQLLTDLPHDMLEDSGDQLSSYSDCSIHETEEQSHEPGKHDGRWNDHPLISDPQNGYEQGRNLYPEQFLCDQQDDHVEKHGKNWNGLHNDEEKKHLYDVKEDYCGQSGQEDPDDVYLGRDGFNGPSCYQRNNVYHLPESFRPYTNGHKPEFNNQQSKIINFPDAPKEHLKQFVASDVVSGQSPESYKVTYKPYQNGIHQKIPVIPEGTRRNEVFEDLQHEFLGNDENSSEKMQILQLQVLNKARERQLEELNEKLEKSAQQIRYLNHQLSMVKDEKDGLAVSLRESQKLYQNGKEREVHLEGQIKALETQIQTLTTNEEQILKQSKVAEVAMESMQKQLLELQRSDALQRAREQHEAVISALKQKYEKQVLPLEQKLDTTKSALREQKELCKNLGEHVKQLEKMLEETKCEKTEIINRLTRSLEESQKQCANLLQTGSMQETNQLRFQLQQAQSAHMISNNMNKALQEELMELKEEIALYESAAKLGVFLNDAGGELHTNLGDSYVDLGIKKITGKKPRFCSAIQNRDMDKELSKDEIIAELKAELERLLSSNKMKRNQITRLQNDLKDCQKTLEEYKQLLKAEKASKESEPVTNLNDTVVASPSVSDNIKEEVLRLRKANETLLQEVENHTLTIEELKENEEKLKSLNQDLCCQMRKMVQDFDQDKQEAIDRCERTYQQHHEDTKAYFEKDLMERYAAEKQQLIQTYEETISQLKANIEELNREVTAVKECYIGVCGEKDTLEATLRQKFEQEQHLKEEKLKRRLLEEKDDSLNLLRTELEEKHRSSMIAAKRQWLEEKEQQVEEEVALAKVHWEKEEKENKEQVFAKIEREWQTRLEEMRRTVVECNDCSSQTDQVTVVDEASTKELEGIVEDQRLQIQKALKENMASEEALKELEIELENKYRKNLASQLALVLSAAEEKWKKEYENTEKSGPRIKELEEKIISLKKELELKKEEIPAAIKAELAKARAQWNKEKQEEILQIQEQNERDYRSFLDDHRNRIKEVLATAKEDFAKQKNDLSIQKEAEIKMLLDQKQRQWEAQETKKLQDEINRYEEKTLVELEYLLSEIHEELVKWTHSKHSWKDKCFDTHVQLSHQCKDKLKACLQKAYRTTVYTILEKKEREWKEKYEELLSNVNKEAYTCLQRGEGETGDMARPPVYEFGHQAEAQRRLRRQPPLQETGTDKGQKCTKRSLGCQEDFCCEHCCQELEKRETVCQDLKRELEIARKHLQLAVKEHEAKSEQIQENEKVLEALIAENSEMKTKLKDLGTPPRSLSKGGVSKPCTSCDAVKGLEEMRAQYIKAVSKIKCDMLCYIRESKERATEMIKAEILRERQETARKMRKYYLTCLQQLLTDNGKHEGAEKKIMNAASKLATMAKGLETPLRHIPQSKSSHSALLLNSALPPGAEYSKRDRMLQTRSNNMESKSCGESITEKANDKVVQKHVPRDLRQQFEAMQTETQHMLHETVTSNIQNGNNSKNLNGASRDALSEFCPNEDGRREKYGPIINVDKGLLCAASNIAHQNAPSSAFQVMLEDMHARSFTNGHNISGPTHHMLKSKNERTVLKEDKCIQSCGKWKPKSKRTQEFVFQEAPERDEGSCSERSSVNGSLHLDHGDAPLLYPEQKASTNVQAQTVYCEEFPHILSFSPADENVVTSWRDMSNGNGKILSSKSSTKVYSRGHLITNSEHTSFLSSDKSNSAVAQLNVSPDSNVGKCCNNCLEKNDVGSPVSSAR, from the exons ATGTCCCTTGACTTTGATAGTGGAGCTCTACAAACTCAACATGAAGATGAAGACTATGACCAAGAGGATTATGCAAGAGAACAAGAg ttgCAACAGCTATTGACAGACCTTCCCCATGATATGCTGGAGGACAGTGGAGACCAGCTGTCCAGCTATTCAGACTGTAGCATTCATGAGACAGAAGAGCA ATCGCATGAGCCTGGGAAGCATGATGGAAGGTGGAACGATCATCCATTGATAAGTGATCCTCAAAAT GGTTATGAACAAGGACGAAATCTGTACCCTGAACAATTCTTGTGTGACCAGCAAGATGATCATGttgaaaaacatggaaagaatTGGAATGGCCTACATAACgatgaagagaagaaacatttgtATGATGTTAAAGAAGATTACTGTGGCCAGAGTGGTCAAGAGGATCCTGATGATGTGTATCTTGGTAGAGATGGGTTTAATGGTCCAAGTTGCTACCAACGGAACAATGTGTATCATCTTCCTGAAAGCTTCAGGCCATATACAAATGGCCATAAACCAGAATTTAACAATcagcaaagtaaaataataaattttccAGATGCTCCAAAGGAACATCTTAAG CAATTTGTTGCATCTGATGTTGTCAGTGGCCAATCACCAGAATCTTACAAAGTGACTTATAAACCATACCAAAATGGCATTCATCAAAAAATTCCAGTAATCCCAGAAGGAACCAGAAGAAATGAAGTGTTTGAAGATTTGCAACATGAATTCTTGGGCAATGATGAAA ATTCTTCAGAAAAGATGCAGATTCTTCAACTTCAAGTTCTAaataaagcaagagaaagacaaCTGGAAGAACTTAATGAAAAGCTAGAAAAGAGTGCCCAGCAGATTAGGTATTTGAATCATCAGCTTTCAATGGTCAaag ATGAAAAGGATGGTTTGGCTGTTAGTCTTCGTGAGTCTCAAAAACTCTATCAGAATGGAAAGGAACGGGAAGTGCATCTTGAAGGTCAAATAAAGGCCCTTGAAACTCAAATTCAGACTCTTACTACCAATGAGGAGCAG ATACTGAAGCAATCCAAAGTGGCAGAGGTCGCCATGGAAAgcatgcagaagcagctgttaGAACTTCAGCGATCAGATGCCCTTCAGCGAGCCAGAGAACAACACGAGGCTGTTATTTCAGCACTCAAGCAGAAGTATGAAAAGCAAGTATTACCATTAGAGCAGAAACTTGATACTACAAAATCTGCACTCCGAGAGCAg AAAGAGCTTTGCAAAAATCTAGGAGAGCATGTTAAGCAACTTgaaaaaatgctggaagaaaCCAAATGcgaaaaaacagaaataataaatcgACTGACAAGAAGCCTAGAAGAAAGCCAAAAGCAATGTGCGAATTTACTGCAAACAG GCTCGATGCAGGAGACAAATCAGTTACGGTTTCAGTTGCAACAAGCTCAGTCTGCACACATGATAAGCAATAACATGAACAAGGCTTTGCAG GAAGAATTAATGgaactgaaggaagaaatagCTTTGTATGAATCTGCTGCCAAGCTTGGAGTATTTTTGAATGATGCAGGTGGAGAGCTGCATACGAACCTGGGTGATTCCTATGTAGatttgggaattaaaaaaatcactgggaAGAAACCAAGGTTCTGCAG TGCAATACAGAACAGAGACATGGATAAAGAGCTCTCTAAAGATGAAATTATTGCAGAATTAAAAGCTGAGCTGGAACGTTTATTGAGCAGtaataaaatgaagagaaaccAGATTACTCGATTACAAAATGATCTTAAAGATTGCCAGAAGACATTAGAGGAATACAAGCAGTtgttgaaagcagaaaaagcatcaaaagAGTCAGAG cctGTTACAAATCTGAATGATACTGTGGTGGCCAGTCCTTCAGTTTCTGATAATATTAAGGAAGAAGTTCTGAGACTCAGAAAGGCTAATGAAACTTTGCTGCAAGAAGTTGAG AACCATACTTTGACTATTgaagaactgaaggaaaatgaggaaaaactgaaaagcttaAATCAAGATCTCTGTTGTCAGATGAGAAAGATGGTTCAGGATTTTGATCAGGATAAACAAGAAGCCATTGACAG GTGTGAAAGAACTTACCAGCAACATCATGAGGAtacaaaagcatattttgagAAAGACCTGATGGAGAGGtatgctgcagaaaaacagcagcttaTTCAAACTTACGAAGAGACAATCTCGCAGTTAAA GGCTAACATAGAGGAGCTGAACAGAGAGGTGACTGCAGTGAAGGAATGTTACATCGGAGTCTGTGGGGAGAAGGACACCTTGGAAGCTACTTTAAGGCAGAAATTTGAGCAAGAGCAGCACCTGAAGGAAGAGAAG ctcAAGAGACGGCtactagaagaaaaagatgactCTCTTAACCTTCTGAGGACTGAGCTTGAAGAGAAACACAGGAGTTCTATGATAGCAGCAAAGAGGCAGtggctggaagaaaaagaacagcaggtTGAAGAGGAAGTTGCATTAGCCAAAGTTCactgggagaaggaggaaaaagag aataaAGAACAAGTCTTTGCAAAAATAGAAAGAGAATGGCAAACTAGGCtggaagaaatgagaagaaCTGTAGTTGAATGTAATGACTGCAGCAGCCAAACTGACCAAGTAACAGTTGTGGATGAAGCTTCAACTAAAGAGTTAGAAGGGATTGTTGAAGACCAGAGGCTGCAGATCCAGAAggctctgaaagaaaatatggcCTCTGAAGAGGCCTTAAAAGAACTTGAAAtagagctggaaaataaataccGTAAAAATCTTGCCAGCCAG TTAGCCCTAGttctctcagctgctgaagagaaatggaagaaagaatatGAGAATACAGAGAAATCTGGACCAAGAATAAAAGAACttgaagaaaagataatttctctCAAGAAAGAATTGGagctaaagaaagaagaaatcccTGCAGCTATCAAAGCAGAACTAGCAAAAGCCCGTGCTCAGtggaacaaagaaaagcaagaagaaatcctgCAGATACAAGAACAAAATGAGAGAGACTACCGATCATTCTTAGATGatcacagaaacagaattaaagagGTACTTGCAACAGCAAAGGAggattttgcaaagcagaagaaTGATCTCTCCAttcagaaagaggcagaaataaagatGTTACTAGACCAAAAGCAGCGACAATGGGAGGCTCAGGAAACAAAGAAACTGCAGGATGAAATTAATCGGTATGAGGAGAAGACTCTGGTTGAGCTTGAGTACTTGCTGAGTGAAATCCATGAAGAACTAGTCAAGTGGACACATAGTAAGCATTCTTGGAAGGATAAGTGTTTTGACACTCATGTTCAATTAAGCCATCAATGCAAAGACAAACTGAAGGCTTGCTTACAAAAGGCCTACAGAACCACAGTTTACACaatactggaaaagaaagagagagaatggaAAGAG AAATATGAAGAGCTACTGAGTAATGTAAATAAAGAAGCATACACTTGCCTGCAACGTGGCGAAGGAGAAACTGGGGACATGGCAAGACCTCCTGTGTACGAGTTTGGACACCAAGCAGAAGCACAAAGGAGGCTAAGACGACAGCCACCCTTGCAGGAAACTGGAACAGACAAAG GTCAGAAGTGTACAAAAAGGAGCCTTGGGTGTCAGGAAGATTTTTGCTGTGAACACTGCTGCCAGGAGCTTGAAAAAAGAGAGACTGTGTGCCAGGACTTGAAAAGAGAGCTGGAGATAGCCCGTAAACATCTTCAGCTTGCTGTGAAGGAACATGAAGCTAAGTCAGAGCAAATTCAAG aaaatgagaAGGTTCTAGAAGCTCTAATTGCAGAAAACTCTGAGATGAAGACTAAACTGAAAGACTTGGGAACACCAccaag GTCACTGTCAAAGGGAGGCGTCTCAAAACCTTGTACGTCCTGTGATGctgtgaaagggctggaagaaaTGCGTGCTCAGTACATTAAAGCTGTGAGCAAGATTAAGT GTGATATGCTTTGTTATATCCGTGAAAGTAAGGAGCGAGCCACTGAAATGATTAAAGCGGAGATTTTAAGAGAGCGCCAAGAAACAGCACGGAAAATGCGCAAATACTATTTGACATGCCTTCAACAGCTTCTTACTGATAATGGGAAACATGAAGG agctgaaaagaaaataatgaatgctGCCAGTAAGCTTGCTACAATGGCTAAAGGACTTGAAACGCCTCTTCGACACATTCCCCAAAGCAAATCTTCCCACTCAG CTCTGCTATTAAATTCTGCTCTACCACCTGGAGCTGAGTACTCAAAAAGAGATCGCATGCTTCAGACTAGGTCAAACAATATGGAAAGCAAATCATGTGGCGAAAGCATTACTGAAAAAGCCAATGATAAAGTTGTTCAGAAACATGTACCACGTGACTTGAGACAGCAGTTTGAGGCAATGCAGACTGAAACTCAACATATGCTTCATGAAACAGTGACTTCAAATATCCAGAACGGTAATAATTCTAAAAATCTGAATGGTGCTTCAAGAGATGCTCTTTCAGAGTTTTGTCCAAATGaagatggaagaagagaaaaatatggcCCCATCATAAATGTAGACAAAGGACTCTTGTGTGCTGCTAGTAATATAGCACATCAGAATGCTCCTTCATCTGCTTTTCAAGTAATGTTAGAAGATATGCATGCACGCAGCTTTACAAATGGCCATAACATCTCTGGGCCAACTCATCATATGCTTAAGAGCAAGAATGAAAGAACAGTCTTGAAAGAGGATAAATGCATCCAGTCATGTGGAAAATGGAAACCTAAATCTAAAAGAACTcaggaatttgtttttcaggaagcTCCAGAAAGGGATGAAGGAAGTTGCAGTGAACGGAGTTCTGTGAATGGAAGCCTGCATCTGGATCACGGTGATGCGCCTCTCTTGTATCCTGAACAAAAAGCCAGTACTAATGTGCAAGCACAGACCGTATACTGTGAAGAGTTTCCTCACATCCTGTCATTTTCCCCTGCAGATGAAAATGTTGTTACTTCTTGGAGAGACATGTCTAATGGCAATGGCAAGATTCTCAGCTCAAAAAGCAGCACTAAAGTTTACAGTAGAGGCCACCTGATAACAAACTCGGAGCATACTTCATTTCTCAGCTCTGACAAATCAAATTCTGCTGTCGCACAACTCAATGTATCGCCAGATTCAAATGTAGGAAAATGCTGCAAcaactgcttggaaaaaaatgatgtggGATCCCCAGTCTCTTCAGCAAGATAG
- the CEP152 gene encoding centrosomal protein of 152 kDa isoform X1: MSLDFDSGALQTQHEDEDYDQEDYAREQELQQLLTDLPHDMLEDSGDQLSSYSDCSIHETEEQSHEPGKHDGRWNDHPLISDPQNGYEQGRNLYPEQFLCDQQDDHVEKHGKNWNGLHNDEEKKHLYDVKEDYCGQSGQEDPDDVYLGRDGFNGPSCYQRNNVYHLPESFRPYTNGHKPEFNNQQSKIINFPDAPKEHLKQFVASDVVSGQSPESYKVTYKPYQNGIHQKIPVIPEGTRRNEVFEDLQHEFLGNDENSSEKMQILQLQVLNKARERQLEELNEKLEKSAQQIRYLNHQLSMVKDEKDGLAVSLRESQKLYQNGKEREVHLEGQIKALETQIQTLTTNEEQILKQSKVAEVAMESMQKQLLELQRSDALQRAREQHEAVISALKQKYEKQVLPLEQKLDTTKSALREQKELCKNLGEHVKQLEKMLEETKCEKTEIINRLTRSLEESQKQCANLLQTGSMQETNQLRFQLQQAQSAHMISNNMNKALQEELMELKEEIALYESAAKLGVFLNDAGGELHTNLGDSYVDLGIKKITGKKPRFCSAIQNRDMDKELSKDEIIAELKAELERLLSSNKMKRNQITRLQNDLKDCQKTLEEYKQLLKAEKASKESEPVTNLNDTVVASPSVSDNIKEEVLRLRKANETLLQEVENHTLTIEELKENEEKLKSLNQDLCCQMRKMVQDFDQDKQEAIDRCERTYQQHHEDTKAYFEKDLMERYAAEKQQLIQTYEETISQLKANIEELNREVTAVKECYIGVCGEKDTLEATLRQKFEQEQHLKEEKLKRRLLEEKDDSLNLLRTELEEKHRSSMIAAKRQWLEEKEQQVEEEVALAKVHWEKEEKENKEQVFAKIEREWQTRLEEMRRTVVECNDCSSQTDQVTVVDEASTKELEGIVEDQRLQIQKALKENMASEEALKELEIELENKYRKNLASQVDAALTQARARWLQELTDLKEYKVNLKTEQEKWEKKHKEAAAKQLALVLSAAEEKWKKEYENTEKSGPRIKELEEKIISLKKELELKKEEIPAAIKAELAKARAQWNKEKQEEILQIQEQNERDYRSFLDDHRNRIKEVLATAKEDFAKQKNDLSIQKEAEIKMLLDQKQRQWEAQETKKLQDEINRYEEKTLVELEYLLSEIHEELVKWTHSKHSWKDKCFDTHVQLSHQCKDKLKACLQKAYRTTVYTILEKKEREWKEKYEELLSNVNKEAYTCLQRGEGETGDMARPPVYEFGHQAEAQRRLRRQPPLQETGTDKGQKCTKRSLGCQEDFCCEHCCQELEKRETVCQDLKRELEIARKHLQLAVKEHEAKSEQIQENEKVLEALIAENSEMKTKLKDLGTPPRSLSKGGVSKPCTSCDAVKGLEEMRAQYIKAVSKIKCDMLCYIRESKERATEMIKAEILRERQETARKMRKYYLTCLQQLLTDNGKHEGAEKKIMNAASKLATMAKGLETPLRHIPQSKSSHSALLLNSALPPGAEYSKRDRMLQTRSNNMESKSCGESITEKANDKVVQKHVPRDLRQQFEAMQTETQHMLHETVTSNIQNGNNSKNLNGASRDALSEFCPNEDGRREKYGPIINVDKGLLCAASNIAHQNAPSSAFQVMLEDMHARSFTNGHNISGPTHHMLKSKNERTVLKEDKCIQSCGKWKPKSKRTQEFVFQEAPERDEGSCSERSSVNGSLHLDHGDAPLLYPEQKASTNVQAQTVYCEEFPHILSFSPADENVVTSWRDMSNGNGKILSSKSSTKVYSRGHLITNSEHTSFLSSDKSNSAVAQLNVSPDSNVGKCCNNCLEKNDVGSPVSSAR, translated from the exons ATGTCCCTTGACTTTGATAGTGGAGCTCTACAAACTCAACATGAAGATGAAGACTATGACCAAGAGGATTATGCAAGAGAACAAGAg ttgCAACAGCTATTGACAGACCTTCCCCATGATATGCTGGAGGACAGTGGAGACCAGCTGTCCAGCTATTCAGACTGTAGCATTCATGAGACAGAAGAGCA ATCGCATGAGCCTGGGAAGCATGATGGAAGGTGGAACGATCATCCATTGATAAGTGATCCTCAAAAT GGTTATGAACAAGGACGAAATCTGTACCCTGAACAATTCTTGTGTGACCAGCAAGATGATCATGttgaaaaacatggaaagaatTGGAATGGCCTACATAACgatgaagagaagaaacatttgtATGATGTTAAAGAAGATTACTGTGGCCAGAGTGGTCAAGAGGATCCTGATGATGTGTATCTTGGTAGAGATGGGTTTAATGGTCCAAGTTGCTACCAACGGAACAATGTGTATCATCTTCCTGAAAGCTTCAGGCCATATACAAATGGCCATAAACCAGAATTTAACAATcagcaaagtaaaataataaattttccAGATGCTCCAAAGGAACATCTTAAG CAATTTGTTGCATCTGATGTTGTCAGTGGCCAATCACCAGAATCTTACAAAGTGACTTATAAACCATACCAAAATGGCATTCATCAAAAAATTCCAGTAATCCCAGAAGGAACCAGAAGAAATGAAGTGTTTGAAGATTTGCAACATGAATTCTTGGGCAATGATGAAA ATTCTTCAGAAAAGATGCAGATTCTTCAACTTCAAGTTCTAaataaagcaagagaaagacaaCTGGAAGAACTTAATGAAAAGCTAGAAAAGAGTGCCCAGCAGATTAGGTATTTGAATCATCAGCTTTCAATGGTCAaag ATGAAAAGGATGGTTTGGCTGTTAGTCTTCGTGAGTCTCAAAAACTCTATCAGAATGGAAAGGAACGGGAAGTGCATCTTGAAGGTCAAATAAAGGCCCTTGAAACTCAAATTCAGACTCTTACTACCAATGAGGAGCAG ATACTGAAGCAATCCAAAGTGGCAGAGGTCGCCATGGAAAgcatgcagaagcagctgttaGAACTTCAGCGATCAGATGCCCTTCAGCGAGCCAGAGAACAACACGAGGCTGTTATTTCAGCACTCAAGCAGAAGTATGAAAAGCAAGTATTACCATTAGAGCAGAAACTTGATACTACAAAATCTGCACTCCGAGAGCAg AAAGAGCTTTGCAAAAATCTAGGAGAGCATGTTAAGCAACTTgaaaaaatgctggaagaaaCCAAATGcgaaaaaacagaaataataaatcgACTGACAAGAAGCCTAGAAGAAAGCCAAAAGCAATGTGCGAATTTACTGCAAACAG GCTCGATGCAGGAGACAAATCAGTTACGGTTTCAGTTGCAACAAGCTCAGTCTGCACACATGATAAGCAATAACATGAACAAGGCTTTGCAG GAAGAATTAATGgaactgaaggaagaaatagCTTTGTATGAATCTGCTGCCAAGCTTGGAGTATTTTTGAATGATGCAGGTGGAGAGCTGCATACGAACCTGGGTGATTCCTATGTAGatttgggaattaaaaaaatcactgggaAGAAACCAAGGTTCTGCAG TGCAATACAGAACAGAGACATGGATAAAGAGCTCTCTAAAGATGAAATTATTGCAGAATTAAAAGCTGAGCTGGAACGTTTATTGAGCAGtaataaaatgaagagaaaccAGATTACTCGATTACAAAATGATCTTAAAGATTGCCAGAAGACATTAGAGGAATACAAGCAGTtgttgaaagcagaaaaagcatcaaaagAGTCAGAG cctGTTACAAATCTGAATGATACTGTGGTGGCCAGTCCTTCAGTTTCTGATAATATTAAGGAAGAAGTTCTGAGACTCAGAAAGGCTAATGAAACTTTGCTGCAAGAAGTTGAG AACCATACTTTGACTATTgaagaactgaaggaaaatgaggaaaaactgaaaagcttaAATCAAGATCTCTGTTGTCAGATGAGAAAGATGGTTCAGGATTTTGATCAGGATAAACAAGAAGCCATTGACAG GTGTGAAAGAACTTACCAGCAACATCATGAGGAtacaaaagcatattttgagAAAGACCTGATGGAGAGGtatgctgcagaaaaacagcagcttaTTCAAACTTACGAAGAGACAATCTCGCAGTTAAA GGCTAACATAGAGGAGCTGAACAGAGAGGTGACTGCAGTGAAGGAATGTTACATCGGAGTCTGTGGGGAGAAGGACACCTTGGAAGCTACTTTAAGGCAGAAATTTGAGCAAGAGCAGCACCTGAAGGAAGAGAAG ctcAAGAGACGGCtactagaagaaaaagatgactCTCTTAACCTTCTGAGGACTGAGCTTGAAGAGAAACACAGGAGTTCTATGATAGCAGCAAAGAGGCAGtggctggaagaaaaagaacagcaggtTGAAGAGGAAGTTGCATTAGCCAAAGTTCactgggagaaggaggaaaaagag aataaAGAACAAGTCTTTGCAAAAATAGAAAGAGAATGGCAAACTAGGCtggaagaaatgagaagaaCTGTAGTTGAATGTAATGACTGCAGCAGCCAAACTGACCAAGTAACAGTTGTGGATGAAGCTTCAACTAAAGAGTTAGAAGGGATTGTTGAAGACCAGAGGCTGCAGATCCAGAAggctctgaaagaaaatatggcCTCTGAAGAGGCCTTAAAAGAACTTGAAAtagagctggaaaataaataccGTAAAAATCTTGCCAGCCAG GTAGATGCAGCTTTAACCCAAGCTCGTGCCAGGTGGCTGCAAGAATTAACAGACCTCAAAGAGTACAAAGTAAATCTAaagacagaacaagaaaaatgggaaaaaaaacacaaagaggctgcagcaaagcag TTAGCCCTAGttctctcagctgctgaagagaaatggaagaaagaatatGAGAATACAGAGAAATCTGGACCAAGAATAAAAGAACttgaagaaaagataatttctctCAAGAAAGAATTGGagctaaagaaagaagaaatcccTGCAGCTATCAAAGCAGAACTAGCAAAAGCCCGTGCTCAGtggaacaaagaaaagcaagaagaaatcctgCAGATACAAGAACAAAATGAGAGAGACTACCGATCATTCTTAGATGatcacagaaacagaattaaagagGTACTTGCAACAGCAAAGGAggattttgcaaagcagaagaaTGATCTCTCCAttcagaaagaggcagaaataaagatGTTACTAGACCAAAAGCAGCGACAATGGGAGGCTCAGGAAACAAAGAAACTGCAGGATGAAATTAATCGGTATGAGGAGAAGACTCTGGTTGAGCTTGAGTACTTGCTGAGTGAAATCCATGAAGAACTAGTCAAGTGGACACATAGTAAGCATTCTTGGAAGGATAAGTGTTTTGACACTCATGTTCAATTAAGCCATCAATGCAAAGACAAACTGAAGGCTTGCTTACAAAAGGCCTACAGAACCACAGTTTACACaatactggaaaagaaagagagagaatggaAAGAG AAATATGAAGAGCTACTGAGTAATGTAAATAAAGAAGCATACACTTGCCTGCAACGTGGCGAAGGAGAAACTGGGGACATGGCAAGACCTCCTGTGTACGAGTTTGGACACCAAGCAGAAGCACAAAGGAGGCTAAGACGACAGCCACCCTTGCAGGAAACTGGAACAGACAAAG GTCAGAAGTGTACAAAAAGGAGCCTTGGGTGTCAGGAAGATTTTTGCTGTGAACACTGCTGCCAGGAGCTTGAAAAAAGAGAGACTGTGTGCCAGGACTTGAAAAGAGAGCTGGAGATAGCCCGTAAACATCTTCAGCTTGCTGTGAAGGAACATGAAGCTAAGTCAGAGCAAATTCAAG aaaatgagaAGGTTCTAGAAGCTCTAATTGCAGAAAACTCTGAGATGAAGACTAAACTGAAAGACTTGGGAACACCAccaag GTCACTGTCAAAGGGAGGCGTCTCAAAACCTTGTACGTCCTGTGATGctgtgaaagggctggaagaaaTGCGTGCTCAGTACATTAAAGCTGTGAGCAAGATTAAGT GTGATATGCTTTGTTATATCCGTGAAAGTAAGGAGCGAGCCACTGAAATGATTAAAGCGGAGATTTTAAGAGAGCGCCAAGAAACAGCACGGAAAATGCGCAAATACTATTTGACATGCCTTCAACAGCTTCTTACTGATAATGGGAAACATGAAGG agctgaaaagaaaataatgaatgctGCCAGTAAGCTTGCTACAATGGCTAAAGGACTTGAAACGCCTCTTCGACACATTCCCCAAAGCAAATCTTCCCACTCAG CTCTGCTATTAAATTCTGCTCTACCACCTGGAGCTGAGTACTCAAAAAGAGATCGCATGCTTCAGACTAGGTCAAACAATATGGAAAGCAAATCATGTGGCGAAAGCATTACTGAAAAAGCCAATGATAAAGTTGTTCAGAAACATGTACCACGTGACTTGAGACAGCAGTTTGAGGCAATGCAGACTGAAACTCAACATATGCTTCATGAAACAGTGACTTCAAATATCCAGAACGGTAATAATTCTAAAAATCTGAATGGTGCTTCAAGAGATGCTCTTTCAGAGTTTTGTCCAAATGaagatggaagaagagaaaaatatggcCCCATCATAAATGTAGACAAAGGACTCTTGTGTGCTGCTAGTAATATAGCACATCAGAATGCTCCTTCATCTGCTTTTCAAGTAATGTTAGAAGATATGCATGCACGCAGCTTTACAAATGGCCATAACATCTCTGGGCCAACTCATCATATGCTTAAGAGCAAGAATGAAAGAACAGTCTTGAAAGAGGATAAATGCATCCAGTCATGTGGAAAATGGAAACCTAAATCTAAAAGAACTcaggaatttgtttttcaggaagcTCCAGAAAGGGATGAAGGAAGTTGCAGTGAACGGAGTTCTGTGAATGGAAGCCTGCATCTGGATCACGGTGATGCGCCTCTCTTGTATCCTGAACAAAAAGCCAGTACTAATGTGCAAGCACAGACCGTATACTGTGAAGAGTTTCCTCACATCCTGTCATTTTCCCCTGCAGATGAAAATGTTGTTACTTCTTGGAGAGACATGTCTAATGGCAATGGCAAGATTCTCAGCTCAAAAAGCAGCACTAAAGTTTACAGTAGAGGCCACCTGATAACAAACTCGGAGCATACTTCATTTCTCAGCTCTGACAAATCAAATTCTGCTGTCGCACAACTCAATGTATCGCCAGATTCAAATGTAGGAAAATGCTGCAAcaactgcttggaaaaaaatgatgtggGATCCCCAGTCTCTTCAGCAAGATAG